From the Metamycoplasma hominis ATCC 23114 genome, one window contains:
- a CDS encoding restriction endonuclease subunit S: MNKIEKLIKELCPNGVEYKKIGDLGILYNGLSGKNKNDFLNNTNKQYITYLNIFNNLSIDIKGLEKVSVLKNEKQNRVLYGDILFTTSSESANECGYASVANDKYFDNNDVYLNSFCFGYRLFNIENYNVNYFKYLFKDLNIRKEIIKCVNGVTRFNLSKEQFKRILIPIPPLEIQNQIVNILDKFTELTTELTTELTYRDKQYNYYRNKLLDFDNNKELLNKIMNNQQCSNNIVEYKKIGDLGILYNGLSGKNKNDFLNNTNKQYITYLNIFNNLSIDIKSLEKVSVLKNEKQNRVLYGDILFTTSSESANECGYASVANDKYFDNNDVYLNSFCFGYRLFNIENYNVNYFKYLFKDLNIRKEIIKCVNGVTRFNLSKEQFKRILIPIPPLEIQNKIVEILDKLETYTKDIQSGLPLENDQRKKQYEYYRDKLLDFKDLAGGGIK; the protein is encoded by the coding sequence ATGAACAAAATAGAAAAGTTAATTAAGGAACTATGTCCTAATGGAGTTGAATATAAAAAAATTGGAGATTTAGGCATTCTATATAATGGATTGTCAGGTAAAAATAAAAATGATTTTTTGAATAACACCAATAAACAATATATTACATATTTAAATATTTTTAATAATTTATCTATTGATATTAAAGGTTTAGAAAAAGTTTCCGTATTAAAAAATGAGAAGCAAAATAGAGTGTTATATGGAGATATTCTTTTTACAACTTCATCCGAATCTGCAAATGAGTGCGGTTACGCTTCAGTAGCTAATGATAAATATTTCGACAATAATGATGTTTATTTAAATAGTTTCTGTTTTGGTTATAGACTATTCAATATCGAAAATTATAATGTAAATTATTTTAAATATTTATTTAAGGATTTAAATATAAGAAAGGAAATAATTAAATGTGTTAATGGAGTAACTAGATTTAATTTATCAAAAGAGCAATTTAAAAGAATTTTAATTCCAATTCCACCTCTTGAAATCCAAAATCAAATTGTTAATATTTTAGACAAGTTCACCGAATTGACCACCGAATTGACCACCGAATTGACCTATAGAGATAAACAATATAATTACTATAGAAATAAATTACTAGACTTTGATAATAATAAAGAATTATTAAACAAGATAATGAATAATCAACAATGCAGTAATAATATAGTTGAATATAAAAAAATTGGAGATTTAGGCATTCTATATAATGGATTGTCAGGTAAAAATAAAAATGATTTTTTGAATAACACCAATAAACAATATATTACATATTTAAATATTTTTAATAATTTATCTATTGATATTAAAAGTTTAGAAAAAGTTTCCGTATTAAAAAATGAGAAGCAAAATAGAGTGTTATATGGAGATATTCTTTTTACAACTTCATCCGAATCTGCAAATGAGTGCGGTTACGCTTCAGTAGCTAATGATAAATATTTCGACAATAATGATGTTTATTTAAATAGTTTCTGTTTTGGTTATAGACTATTCAATATCGAAAATTATAATGTAAATTATTTTAAATATTTATTTAAGGATTTAAATATAAGAAAGGAAATAATTAAATGTGTTAATGGAGTAACTAGATTTAATTTATCAAAAGAGCAATTTAAAAGAATTTTAATTCCAATTCCACCTCTTGAAATCCAAAATAAAATTGTTGAAATTCTTGACAAACTTGAAACATACACCAAAGACATTCAATCTGGCCTTCCTCTTGAAAATGACCAACGTAAAAAACAATACGAATATTATAGAGATAAGTTGTTAGACTTCAAAGACCTTGCGGGGGGGGGTATTAAGTAA
- a CDS encoding DJ-1/PfpI family protein encodes MNLLVIVEEGFEDTELTGTLDLFHRANNLFNKTTFYNPLGIEATGAHKIVKLQTTSNINVDEYDVLFIPGGPAAKSIRKNQTFLNLIAKFKNQNKLIIAICDAPNVLYENKFIDSKTKFSSFPINDSVKEISNRSKELVSISPDKKLITGKCAAAVFDFGLAVIEVLGGNQLAKLVLQAIKPID; translated from the coding sequence ATGAATTTATTAGTAATTGTTGAAGAAGGATTTGAAGATACTGAATTAACAGGAACATTAGATTTATTTCATAGAGCAAATAATTTATTTAATAAGACCACATTTTACAATCCTCTAGGAATTGAAGCAACTGGTGCACATAAAATTGTAAAATTGCAAACAACTTCAAATATAAATGTTGATGAATATGATGTTTTATTTATTCCTGGAGGACCCGCTGCTAAAAGTATTAGAAAGAACCAAACATTTTTAAACTTAATAGCTAAGTTTAAAAATCAAAACAAATTAATTATAGCAATATGCGATGCTCCCAATGTTTTATATGAAAATAAGTTTATTGATAGTAAAACTAAATTTAGTTCATTTCCAATAAACGACAGTGTAAAAGAAATATCTAATCGTAGTAAAGAATTAGTATCAATAAGTCCAGATAAGAAATTAATAACAGGAAAATGCGCGGCTGCTGTTTTTGATTTTGGATTAGCTGTTATTGAAGTTTTGGGTGGCAATCAACTTGCTAAATTAGTTCTTCAAGCAATAAAACCTATTGATTAA
- a CDS encoding ribonuclease HIII, producing the protein MNKNLDELIGVDETGVGDYFSPVISVACYIPKDNIEKLKQIGVKDSKKLSDKRIIEIFNQIENLVYYQKTCLSQSGYNKLIDAGINNNEIKTLIHSNSINILTKKLNQNIDVFIDQYTTSLEVLQKHFKKLQAISWLDFKKPQNEIIIETKGEEKSLAVAAASIISRKFLIDWMQQQNKKYNFEFKLGASNKIIDLAANFILKYGQKTLREVAKVSFKTTIKALEKIDNKLE; encoded by the coding sequence TTGAATAAAAACTTAGATGAATTAATTGGCGTTGATGAAACGGGAGTAGGTGATTATTTCAGTCCCGTAATTTCAGTTGCCTGTTATATACCAAAAGATAACATTGAAAAACTAAAACAAATTGGTGTTAAAGACAGCAAAAAACTTTCTGATAAAAGAATAATTGAAATTTTTAATCAAATTGAAAATTTAGTTTATTATCAAAAAACTTGCCTTAGTCAAAGTGGTTATAATAAATTAATTGATGCAGGTATTAATAACAACGAAATAAAAACATTAATTCATAGTAATTCAATAAATATATTAACAAAAAAATTAAACCAGAACATTGATGTTTTTATTGATCAATATACAACTTCATTAGAAGTGTTACAAAAGCATTTCAAAAAATTGCAAGCAATTTCTTGACTAGATTTTAAAAAACCTCAAAATGAAATAATTATTGAAACCAAGGGCGAAGAAAAATCCCTGGCTGTTGCTGCAGCATCAATAATATCAAGAAAATTTTTAATAGATTGAATGCAACAACAAAACAAAAAATATAATTTTGAATTCAAACTTGGTGCAAGCAATAAAATTATTGATTTGGCAGCAAATTTTATTTTGAAATATGGTCAAAAGACATTGCGCGAGGTTGCAAAAGTTTCTTTTAAAACAACAATAAAAGCATTAGAAAAAATAGATAATAAATTAGAATAA
- a CDS encoding Cof-type HAD-IIB family hydrolase: MAYNKESKQRRFLFAIDLDGTLLADSANGTVHPKTEEAIKKAVAQGHIVSIITGRPWRSTLPVYEKLGLNAIVGNYNGAHIHNPADPFFIPAITYLDLNEVLYILGDEKVKKEITNYAIEGPDWVQLMHRDPNLERVFGFNQATKFRECINLEKIPLKPTGIVFDVKPDTDVLELLTYLKRRYGDLGEFSSWSKGEGLSPVFDITSIGIDKGKVISLIMRYYNIDIDDTVAMGDSYNDLSMYNVANVCVSPANAEPLIKKMSTVVMKQTNKEGAVGYFIDQFLKNPEKYIKLGKKQKAEQKNNIKTVGADNFFSKEEEIE; the protein is encoded by the coding sequence ATGGCATACAACAAAGAATCAAAACAAAGAAGATTTTTATTTGCTATTGATCTAGATGGAACACTATTAGCAGATTCAGCCAATGGCACAGTTCATCCAAAAACAGAAGAAGCAATTAAAAAAGCTGTTGCCCAAGGACACATTGTTTCAATAATTACAGGAAGACCTTGAAGAAGTACATTGCCTGTGTATGAAAAACTTGGACTTAATGCAATTGTAGGTAATTACAATGGTGCTCACATCCACAACCCTGCTGACCCATTCTTTATACCTGCTATTACATATTTGGACTTAAATGAAGTTCTTTATATTTTAGGCGATGAAAAAGTAAAAAAAGAAATTACTAATTATGCAATAGAAGGCCCTGACTGGGTTCAATTAATGCATAGAGATCCTAACCTTGAAAGAGTGTTTGGATTTAACCAAGCAACAAAATTTAGAGAATGTATTAACCTAGAAAAAATCCCACTAAAACCAACCGGAATTGTATTTGATGTTAAACCTGATACAGATGTTTTGGAATTATTGACATATTTAAAAAGACGTTATGGAGATTTAGGAGAATTTTCTTCTTGATCAAAAGGTGAAGGATTAAGCCCAGTATTTGATATTACTTCAATAGGTATTGATAAAGGAAAAGTTATTTCACTAATTATGAGATATTACAACATTGACATTGATGATACTGTTGCAATGGGAGATTCATATAATGATTTAAGCATGTATAATGTTGCTAATGTTTGTGTATCACCTGCAAATGCTGAACCCTTAATTAAAAAGATGTCAACAGTTGTTATGAAGCAAACAAATAAAGAAGGCGCAGTTGGATACTTTATTGATCAATTCCTAAAAAACCCAGAAAAATACATTAAATTAGGTAAAAAGCAAAAGGCCGAACAAAAAAATAATATTAAAACTGTAGGTGCAGATAACTTTTTTAGTAAAGAAGAAGAAATTGAATAA
- the upp gene encoding uracil phosphoribosyltransferase → MVKIFQHPLINAKLTTMRSKETSYKDFRDNLNEIASLMVYETLRDYRTKKISITTPMNVKYEGETLDREIVIIPILRAGLGMLNGIMDLVPQARVGHIGMYRNEETNEVVEYFFKIPEVPHDSYIIIVDPMLATGSSACDAIAKLDKLGFNNIKLVCLVGVQQGIDKVTKQFPNVDIYLASKDEKLNEHNYILPGLGDAGDRIFGTKIK, encoded by the coding sequence ATGGTAAAAATTTTTCAGCATCCCTTAATTAACGCTAAATTAACAACGATGCGCTCAAAAGAAACATCTTACAAAGATTTTAGAGATAATTTGAACGAGATTGCTTCGTTGATGGTATATGAAACATTGAGGGACTATCGAACTAAGAAAATATCAATAACAACACCAATGAATGTTAAATATGAAGGTGAAACTCTTGATAGAGAAATTGTAATTATTCCTATTTTACGTGCGGGGCTTGGAATGTTGAATGGTATTATGGATTTGGTTCCTCAAGCTAGAGTTGGTCATATTGGAATGTATAGAAACGAAGAAACAAACGAAGTTGTTGAATATTTCTTTAAAATTCCAGAAGTACCACATGATAGCTATATTATTATTGTTGACCCTATGCTTGCAACTGGCTCATCCGCATGCGATGCAATAGCAAAATTGGATAAGTTAGGCTTTAACAATATTAAATTAGTATGTTTAGTAGGCGTTCAACAAGGTATTGATAAAGTAACAAAACAATTTCCTAATGTTGATATATATTTAGCTTCAAAAGATGAAAAATTGAATGAACATAATTATATATTACCTGGTTTGGGAGATGCTGGTGACCGTATATTTGGAACAAAAATAAAATAA
- the deoC gene encoding deoxyribose-phosphate aldolase, with protein sequence MTELNKYIDHTNLSPSATSKDIDKLIQEAIKYDFKSVCIAPSYVKYAKEALKNSDVLVCTVIGFPLGYNATSVKVYETKIAVEHGADEIDMVINVGRFKDGQYEYVLNEIKAIKEACNGRTLKVIVETALLTKAELIKITGLVMQSGADFIKTSTGFSYRGASFEDIQTMKETCGDKLLIKASGGIKNLADAQEMIRLGANRLGMSKSVPVMEELFKLEK encoded by the coding sequence ATGACAGAATTAAACAAATATATTGACCACACAAATTTATCACCTTCTGCAACAAGCAAAGACATTGATAAATTAATTCAAGAAGCAATTAAATATGATTTTAAATCAGTATGTATTGCACCATCATATGTTAAGTATGCTAAAGAAGCATTAAAAAACAGTGATGTGCTTGTTTGCACAGTTATTGGTTTTCCACTAGGCTATAATGCAACCAGTGTTAAAGTTTATGAAACAAAAATTGCTGTTGAACATGGAGCTGACGAAATTGATATGGTAATCAATGTTGGAAGATTTAAAGATGGACAATATGAATACGTATTAAACGAAATCAAAGCAATAAAAGAAGCATGCAACGGCAGAACTTTAAAAGTTATAGTTGAAACAGCATTGTTAACAAAAGCTGAATTAATAAAAATTACTGGATTAGTAATGCAATCTGGCGCCGATTTTATTAAGACATCAACTGGATTTTCTTATAGAGGTGCTTCATTTGAAGACATTCAAACTATGAAGGAAACCTGTGGCGACAAACTTTTAATTAAAGCATCAGGTGGTATTAAAAATCTAGCAGATGCCCAAGAAATGATTAGATTAGGTGCAAACCGTTTAGGTATGTCTAAATCAGTTCCAGTTATGGAAGAATTATTTAAATTAGAAAAATAA
- a CDS encoding thymidine phosphorylase — protein MRIIDIINKKVENQTLTKEEIDFFIKEYVAENVPDYQAAALLMAIRLNGLSDAETAQLTDAMMHSGEVLDWSYLNKVIVDKHSTGGVGDKVSIALCPILAALGLTVAKMSGRGLGHTGGTLDKLESIDGYNFSVTDQQFRDLVEKHGIAIVGQNQKLVPADKKIYALRDVTGTVQSIPLIASSIMSKKLATGSNCILLDVKCGNGAFMKDINEAKKLGKLMIEIGKKLNRKIAVEITNMQQPLGKTIGNKIEVLEAIDTLNGHGPKDFTEIIYSSGSTLLVLAQKAKDEVEARKMIDEVINNKKAYNKFLEWISAQGGNIKVFEKDSKWFNPQYKQEIIASQSGYLKIKSAIDFGLVAMKLGAGRSKKEDSIDYEAGIYLNKSSNEYVNKGDVLFTLYSSKPINPELQKELLSAIEFSESKHDIQTVFAKLM, from the coding sequence ATGAGAATTATTGATATTATTAACAAAAAAGTAGAAAATCAAACTCTTACCAAAGAAGAAATTGATTTTTTCATTAAAGAATATGTAGCAGAAAATGTTCCTGACTACCAAGCTGCTGCTTTATTAATGGCAATCAGATTAAATGGTTTAAGCGATGCTGAAACAGCACAATTAACCGATGCTATGATGCACTCAGGCGAAGTACTTGATTGAAGTTATTTAAATAAAGTAATCGTTGATAAACACTCAACAGGAGGAGTTGGAGATAAAGTAAGTATTGCATTATGCCCAATTTTAGCAGCCTTAGGTTTAACTGTTGCAAAGATGTCAGGAAGAGGACTTGGACATACAGGAGGAACACTTGATAAATTAGAATCAATTGATGGCTATAATTTTTCAGTGACTGACCAACAATTTAGAGACCTAGTTGAAAAGCATGGTATTGCAATAGTTGGACAAAATCAAAAACTTGTGCCTGCAGATAAAAAAATCTATGCATTACGTGATGTAACGGGTACCGTTCAATCAATTCCATTGATCGCCTCATCAATTATGTCTAAAAAACTTGCAACTGGTTCAAACTGCATTTTATTGGATGTTAAATGTGGCAATGGCGCATTTATGAAAGATATTAATGAAGCAAAAAAACTTGGAAAATTGATGATTGAAATTGGCAAGAAATTAAATAGAAAGATTGCCGTTGAAATAACCAATATGCAACAACCTTTAGGAAAAACTATTGGCAATAAAATTGAAGTTTTAGAAGCAATAGATACATTAAATGGACATGGACCTAAAGATTTTACAGAAATTATTTACTCATCAGGTTCAACATTATTAGTTTTGGCACAAAAAGCTAAAGATGAAGTTGAAGCAAGAAAAATGATTGATGAAGTAATCAATAATAAAAAAGCATATAACAAATTTTTGGAATGAATTTCAGCACAAGGTGGAAACATCAAGGTTTTTGAAAAAGATTCAAAATGATTTAATCCTCAATATAAACAAGAAATTATTGCAAGTCAAAGTGGATATTTAAAAATAAAATCTGCAATTGATTTTGGATTAGTAGCAATGAAATTAGGAGCAGGTAGATCTAAAAAAGAAGATTCTATTGACTATGAAGCAGGAATTTATTTGAATAAGAGTTCAAATGAATATGTAAATAAAGGAGATGTATTATTTACATTGTATTCGTCAAAACCTATAAATCCAGAACTTCAAAAAGAATTGTTGTCTGCAATAGAATTTAGCGAAAGCAAGCATGACATTCAAACGGTTTTTGCTAAATTAATGTAA
- the deoD gene encoding purine-nucleoside phosphorylase: protein MTPHINAKDDDFAKLVLMPGDPLRAKYIAEHYLENAKLVSTVRNVLMYTGFYKGRKISICASGMGVPSIGIYSYELFSQYGVEAIIRIGSGGSFKADLKNYSLVLATSAYSDSTSFRKNLLVNDESNVALPNSELNDSIRKHAKELNLKLEEGRILSEDAFYSVFSVEDRVKNSGGAVAVEMEAYGLFTVAEKLHKKAATILTISDNLITHEYTTAEERQNSFNQMMELALSISEDFE, encoded by the coding sequence ATGACACCTCATATAAATGCAAAAGATGATGATTTTGCAAAATTAGTTTTAATGCCAGGTGATCCTTTAAGAGCAAAGTATATTGCTGAACACTATTTAGAAAACGCTAAATTAGTGTCAACAGTTAGAAATGTTTTAATGTATACTGGCTTTTATAAGGGAAGAAAAATTTCTATTTGTGCTTCAGGCATGGGCGTTCCTTCAATTGGAATTTATTCATATGAATTATTTAGTCAATATGGAGTTGAAGCAATAATTAGAATTGGATCAGGTGGCTCATTCAAGGCTGATTTAAAAAATTATTCATTAGTTTTGGCAACTTCAGCATATAGTGATAGCACTTCATTCCGTAAAAATTTATTAGTCAATGATGAAAGCAATGTAGCTCTTCCAAATAGTGAATTAAACGATTCAATTAGAAAACATGCTAAGGAATTGAATTTAAAACTTGAAGAAGGAAGAATTTTATCGGAAGATGCATTTTATTCAGTATTTTCTGTTGAAGATAGAGTTAAAAATTCAGGTGGAGCAGTTGCTGTTGAAATGGAAGCATATGGACTATTTACAGTAGCAGAAAAATTGCACAAAAAAGCCGCAACAATTTTAACTATTTCTGATAATTTAATAACACATGAATATACAACCGCTGAAGAAAGACAAAATTCATTCAATCAAATGATGGAATTAGCATTATCAATATCAGAAGACTTTGAATAA
- the recO gene encoding DNA repair protein RecO codes for MEFELSGIVINKQNVNEFDEIISLLTNKGIQRIFCPGVNKTNSKNGPSILILNLVNCEVIKSETRNLLPRLKTASLIKNFPTDYRLLNIANDLKTFFNCLDNCNNINLIKEYEHCLDFILSKSDKVEAYLLFLVVSSLGFKPNLNSCIECNNVENIVDFKLYKGGFLCSMHSNIVNADVSLLRSWYWINKKFEQFDLNCSNLNAIKINNELKMFLYDNNIIYR; via the coding sequence ATGGAATTTGAGCTAAGTGGAATTGTAATTAATAAACAAAATGTTAATGAATTTGATGAAATAATATCATTACTAACAAATAAAGGCATTCAAAGAATTTTTTGCCCCGGGGTAAATAAAACTAATTCAAAAAATGGCCCATCAATTTTAATTTTAAATTTAGTCAATTGTGAAGTCATTAAATCAGAAACAAGAAATTTATTACCTAGACTAAAAACTGCTTCATTAATAAAAAATTTTCCCACAGATTATAGACTTTTAAATATTGCAAATGATTTAAAAACCTTCTTTAATTGTCTTGATAATTGCAATAATATTAATCTTATTAAAGAATATGAACATTGCTTAGATTTTATATTGTCAAAGTCTGATAAAGTTGAAGCATATTTATTGTTTTTAGTTGTTTCTAGTTTAGGATTTAAGCCCAACTTAAATTCTTGTATTGAATGCAATAATGTTGAAAATATTGTAGATTTTAAACTATACAAAGGGGGATTTTTGTGTTCGATGCATTCAAACATTGTAAATGCTGATGTATCACTATTAAGGTCTTGATATTGAATAAATAAAAAATTTGAACAATTTGATTTAAATTGTTCAAATCTAAATGCTATTAAAATCAATAATGAACTTAAAATGTTTTTGTATGATAATAACATTATTTATCGTTAA
- a CDS encoding ribonuclease J produces the protein MSPTKIFGLGGMQEIGKSTLVIQYENHIFIIDTGIKFCDSYVTGVNGSIPDFTFLAENQDKIEGLFINHGHEDHIGGVPYLVQQVDVKKIFAPRIAIQYLKLKFEDMKIKRNIEFIETEKDAVWTFGPCQVDFWTAQHSIPDAFGIRIKTPNGSLMMTGDFRFDYTPIGNFTDFNKLKQIGDEGLDVLFSDSTNAMRPNHSPSESDILKDIKKYMLEAEKKIIVTAFASNLTRIKAIIELGASLNKKVVAFGRSMVDGIDIGRRLGYINVPDEVFIDKKSLSKFGDNELLILTTGSQGEELAGLAKMSWGKHPNITIKPKDTIIFSSSPIPGNRSKIELLVNRLYKLGAIIRENGVDGYLHTSGHAYKDEHRKIFELTRPKYFMPYHGEYRMSVVHGYTAIESGVDAKNILIARLGDVYYLENHQVRLSNEKVYFGPVFIDGNILSKTNSQIIKERSELGQNGFMHVVLAINKEKNLIIGKPRIVSRGAFYVKNSLHLIEEAKRLVHGAILYTIKNSNDWTVPQLKQLIIDRLAPFFYKNKRRDVVIIPTILFTNHTTASIEEDPNLDENVILLAKSTKK, from the coding sequence ATGAGCCCAACTAAAATTTTTGGATTAGGCGGAATGCAAGAAATTGGTAAAAGTACTTTGGTTATTCAATATGAAAATCATATTTTTATTATTGACACCGGAATTAAATTTTGCGATTCATATGTAACAGGTGTAAATGGTTCCATTCCAGATTTCACTTTTTTAGCAGAAAATCAAGATAAAATCGAAGGTCTTTTCATAAACCACGGACATGAAGATCATATTGGGGGTGTTCCATATTTAGTTCAGCAAGTTGATGTTAAAAAAATATTTGCACCTAGAATTGCTATTCAATATCTAAAACTAAAATTTGAGGATATGAAGATAAAACGTAATATTGAATTTATTGAAACTGAAAAAGATGCAGTTTGAACTTTTGGCCCTTGTCAAGTAGATTTTTGAACCGCCCAACATTCAATTCCTGATGCCTTTGGCATTAGAATTAAAACCCCTAATGGTTCATTAATGATGACAGGTGATTTTAGGTTTGACTACACACCTATTGGAAATTTTACAGATTTTAATAAACTTAAACAAATTGGCGACGAAGGCCTTGATGTTTTATTTTCTGATTCAACAAATGCTATGCGTCCAAATCATTCACCATCAGAGTCAGATATTTTAAAAGATATTAAAAAATATATGTTGGAAGCAGAAAAGAAAATCATTGTAACTGCATTTGCTTCTAATTTAACTAGAATTAAAGCAATTATTGAATTAGGCGCTTCTTTAAATAAAAAGGTTGTTGCCTTCGGCCGTTCTATGGTTGATGGAATAGATATTGGTAGAAGATTAGGCTATATTAATGTTCCGGACGAAGTGTTTATTGACAAAAAATCATTAAGCAAATTTGGAGATAATGAGTTATTAATTTTAACAACTGGTTCTCAAGGTGAAGAACTAGCTGGACTTGCAAAGATGTCATGAGGAAAACATCCAAATATTACAATAAAACCAAAGGATACTATTATTTTTTCATCTAGTCCAATTCCTGGAAATAGATCTAAAATTGAATTATTAGTTAATAGACTATATAAATTAGGCGCAATAATTCGTGAAAATGGTGTAGACGGCTATCTACATACCTCGGGTCACGCCTACAAAGATGAACATAGAAAAATTTTTGAATTGACTAGACCAAAATATTTTATGCCTTATCACGGTGAATATAGAATGAGCGTTGTTCATGGCTATACTGCTATTGAAAGCGGTGTTGATGCTAAAAATATTTTGATTGCTAGATTAGGGGATGTTTATTATTTAGAAAATCATCAAGTTCGTTTGTCGAATGAGAAGGTTTATTTTGGACCTGTTTTTATTGATGGCAATATTTTATCAAAAACTAACTCTCAAATTATTAAAGAACGTAGTGAATTAGGCCAAAACGGATTTATGCATGTTGTTTTAGCAATTAATAAAGAAAAAAATCTAATTATTGGTAAACCAAGAATAGTTTCTCGTGGTGCATTTTATGTAAAAAATTCATTGCATTTAATTGAAGAAGCAAAGAGGTTGGTTCATGGCGCTATATTATATACAATTAAAAACTCAAATGATTGAACTGTGCCTCAATTAAAGCAACTAATAATTGATAGATTAGCCCCATTTTTTTATAAAAATAAACGTAGAGACGTTGTTATTATTCCTACAATTTTGTTTACAAATCATACTACTGCAAGTATTGAAGAAGATCCAAACCTTGATGAAAATGTTATATTATTAGCAAAATCTACTAAAAAATAA
- a CDS encoding NAD(P)/FAD-dependent oxidoreductase, which yields MENNNLYDVLIIGAGPAGLTAAIYLARNDINVAFIEGGVPGGKVSAQSKIENYPGFSFISGFELSKAMLKQARDNGSKFIYGNVKEINSISDIEKEVILENGMSIKSKAIIIATGMKEIVPLDVKGIEEYRGKGVSYCVICDGPLYKNKPCAIIGGGNSAFEESSYLASIASEVHIFVRDGIIAEKKLVNEAMSKSNIYIHENSTIKEILGNEKVEEIIANINGKETKMNISCIFPYVGFKPNTAFIKGKYDEILNSRGFIEVNENMETKIPNIFAIGDVIVKDVRQITTATADGTIAARAISNKIDKLYK from the coding sequence ATGGAAAATAATAACTTATATGATGTTTTAATAATTGGGGCAGGGCCAGCAGGATTAACGGCTGCAATATATTTAGCAAGAAATGACATAAATGTTGCTTTTATTGAAGGCGGAGTACCAGGAGGAAAAGTTTCTGCTCAATCTAAAATTGAAAATTATCCAGGTTTTAGTTTTATAAGTGGTTTTGAACTTTCCAAAGCTATGCTTAAACAAGCAAGAGATAATGGCTCAAAATTTATTTACGGTAATGTAAAGGAAATTAATTCTATATCAGATATTGAAAAAGAAGTCATTTTGGAAAATGGCATGTCAATAAAATCAAAAGCAATAATTATTGCAACTGGCATGAAAGAAATTGTTCCTTTGGATGTAAAAGGTATTGAAGAATATAGAGGCAAAGGTGTATCATATTGCGTAATTTGCGATGGTCCTTTGTATAAAAATAAACCTTGTGCAATCATTGGTGGAGGTAATTCAGCATTCGAAGAATCGTCTTATTTAGCATCAATTGCCTCTGAGGTTCATATTTTTGTTCGTGATGGAATTATTGCAGAAAAAAAACTTGTCAATGAAGCAATGTCTAAAAGCAATATTTATATTCATGAAAATTCAACTATTAAAGAAATTTTGGGCAATGAAAAAGTTGAAGAAATTATTGCTAATATAAATGGAAAAGAAACAAAAATGAATATAAGTTGCATTTTTCCTTATGTTGGTTTTAAACCTAACACAGCATTTATAAAAGGTAAATACGATGAAATATTAAATAGCCGTGGATTTATTGAAGTTAATGAAAATATGGAAACTAAAATTCCTAATATTTTTGCAATAGGCGATGTTATTGTAAAAGATGTAAGACAAATTACAACAGCAACAGCTGATGGGACAATTGCTGCAAGAGCAATAAGTAATAAAATCGATAAATTATATAAATAA